ggccatgtgtttgtgtcacaggtGAGCAGACTCTTAcatcgcacacaaacacacgcacacactcgcacacacacactgagaccaCTGTGTCCTTTGAGTACAGATGAGGGAGCTGGTCTCCACTCTGTCCGATGACACCTCGGTGCGTGTGGTCGTCTTCAGGAGTTTAGTCCCCAGGGTTTTCTGTGCAGGTACGTGACATCTGAAACATCTTTCACCTGCCGGGCATCTACACGCGTGATCCAATCCTTTCCGCATCATGTGTGCTGCTGCCCGTTTGTAGGCGCCGACCTGAAAGAGAGGGCTTTGATGAACAACTCTGAGTCGGACCTGTTCGTTCACGGCCTTCGTTCACTCATGACTCAGATCGGTAAGACACCAGATAGACGGTTGGAGGATTGGTCTCATCTTGGTGGTTTCCTGGATGTCTGTACACACCTGTGAGCTGtcctctctttgttttgatGTCTTTGTAGCATCGTTGCCAATGCCAACCATCGCAGCCGTGGATGGCGTTGCCCTGGGAGGGGGACTGGAGCTCGCCCTGGCCTGTGACCTCCGCACTGCTGGTGAGTGACGGCTGAACCTTCACTTGTCAACCTAGATCCGGAGAGGCGGCTTCACGTGTGGATACCTTTTACAATTCTGTCTCGCTTCAGGGGACATTAATGGAGTTAGAGAGGCGGTGTCGAGTCTGCTTCACAGCTGTCCAAGATCCAGTCATATTAGATCGAGGGGCTGACTGACGATAGTATGGTGGAGAATAGAAACATCCCCCGGGACCATTCCTCTTGACTAGACTGACACCTCCCTCATTCATTGTAGATTCAGACAGTGGCTCTCACCCTGGATGTGCGGACACGAGAATGATTCACAATGGAGGGAGTTAAGAAGTTATCTTCAAATCATCACATCATCCGGGCCTCGTTTAATATAGACGTGTATAGACTGTTGTTTTAGCACTgaatacataaaacacataacGATCAACCCTTTACTAAAATTCGGCAATCATTACAAGCCCATCTTGGATTTGGAGGAGAAAAGCATAACCTGACGCTTCTTACATTTCCTGGAATGGTGCATTTATTCAAACACAGGATAACACACAGGCTATAAACAAGTCAGTTGTCCTTCCTGACACGGTGACATTTGGAGACCCACTATTAATGATCGTCCGATGAGCTCAGGGACTAATGATAGCTGCACAGGGCCAAACATCTGCTCAGCTGTTCATGGACGCTGAATCGGATTGGCTATATTAGGCCgatctgtgattggctgagggcTGACAAGCTAGGTGAGCAGGTGCTTGCGTCTGTTGCTCTGAAAGAGTCATCACTCAGACTTTGTGCCGTCCCTATAGCTTAATGGCCCTCTGCTGCTCAGACCTTCaactgtcctctgtcctgtttcctgtgtgtgtctgtgtgtgtgtgttacagcgTATTCGGCACAGATGGGTCTGATTGAGACGACACGGGGGCTGCTCCCAGGGGCGGGTAAGACGAACAAAGGTCACAAGAATGAGTTGATTCTGAACCGAGAGACACAAAGTGGCTCTGGGAAGTTGACCTTGAGGTGGTttgtcctgcagggggcagtcAGCGGCTGCCCAGGACTGTCGGCATCGCTCTGGCCAAAGAGCTCATCTTCACAGGTGGTGATGCAGAAACGCTGACATGTTGCCCATAGGCACAGGATGCTTGTTGTGTAGCGAGGGTTTTTTGTGCatcacacgctctctctctgttatcAGGTAAGCGTGTGGGGGGGCAGGCAGCGCTGGAGATGGGGCTTGTAAACAGAGCAGTGGAGCAGAACCAGACAGGAGATGCTGCCTACAGAGAGGCACTCAGCCTGGCCAGAGAGATACTGCCCCAGGTTagaacacacgcacgcacacacagttgtgtctccatgactacAAAGgacattgacttacattgatttcctggacacttactctaaccttaaacatagttactacttgcctaaacctaacccttatcgtaaccttaacctaaccttaacttaaacttaaacctAAACCAACCTTACGTACCCTAATCTAACCTAACTTTAACCTCATCAAAAGCTTAATCTAACCCTTACCTAAACCATCATTTTTGTATTCCCCCACTGCTCAGGTACTAatgcatcctcctcctcctttaggAGGCGACCAGCGCTTAATCTAACCCTTACCTAAACCATCATTTTTGTATTCCCCCACTGCTCAGGTACTAatgcatcctcctcctcctttaggAGGCGACCAGCTCtcttcttccccctcttcctgtAAACATGAATCTCTTCTGCTTATCGTCCACCCCTTTTCATTCTGCCCTCCACTCTTCGTGGTGGTGTCTTCCCACCTtcccctctgtccctcttctccctcctcttccccctttcTCCAGGCTTCTGTCGTTCCATATTTCTTTCACTCCAGTTCAGATGCCTGCAGTCAGGCAGGGCCAGAGTGGCAGCCAAGTGGAGAAATGGACCACAAATAGcccacacagacatacaaagaCACAAGTTGGTGTGGGTTAAGGGACTGACAGGAGTTTGCAGTGAATGAAATAGAAATGGGATAGAAGAGATAATATTCTGAGTGAGGGTTTTGGCATGAGGTGGAACCTGGTGTGCTATAGGTGAcatttaactttttcatttaAGGGTCTAGTGGGTAAGATTTAGGTTAAATGGATCTATTGGCTATAATtgaactgaatataaaataatcccacTGATGTTTCATCTAAagtgtatgaattgttgttgtctttaccCTCAAATgtgccctttatatttaaatactctttatttacatcaggagtagGTCCCCTCTACAGAGGCCGCCgtatttttacagtagcccaaactggacaaactaaacactttttgAGATTTTaagacaactgaaggctaccacaggttcccTTTTAACTTTGGAAGGGCtgataaaataaatcagaatttCAATATCAGATTACATCCCGAAATCCAGTCTTGGTTTTGATCTGGATCCAAGCTGCAGAATTTATCTTTCTAACTACAGGCGTTTCAGTTAATGTCATTTGaatatttacttaatttaatagAGTCAGTACAGTAGTCTCAAAAGGGTTTCATATCAAACCTCTCACCCTCCAATGTGTTTGATGTTTCATTTGTGTTGCTCAGGCTCCTGTCGCCGTGCGAATGGCTAAAGAAGCGCTGAACAAAGGCGTCGAGGTAAACAAATGACTCATGAATCACACCGTCCCATCATTTTTCATCAGTGACCACACCAACTGAAATCAAGTCTCTTACAGGTTGACATCACTTCAGGGATGGCTATAGAAAGGATGTGCTATGCTCAGGTAAGACTCCCGGTGTGTACTCAATATGTGTTCATCAAAATTCTGGACGAATCATGGGCGCATGCATTAGTACACCAGATAGTCAGTataaacaaatggacagaaTGAATTCAGGTTCAGCTGTGATGCTGAGTGTAAACCCCTCGGGGGCTGTCTGCAGTCGCATCATCATTGTCTGGCCGCTGTCGCCCCGCTGTAACCTTTGCCCTCTCTTGTCAGGTCATCCCCACGCGGGACCGACAGGAAGGGATGGCAGCCTTCATAGAGAAGAGACCTCCACGCTACACTGGGGAATAGACTCGTCTCAGCTGTCATGTTTCTCCCTCACAAGACGGACACTGCTCTCTAGGACCTCACTGTGTAAACAAGTAGTAGCAACTCATGTGAACACAGtcaaaataatgtcttattcAGAATAGTGGGAATATTGCTGTCCAGGCCAACATAGTCTGTGTCAACACATTAGTTTTAGTTGGCTTTAGTAGTGACCTTAAAGATTAGACTGACAAATAACAACAGCATAATATGACCGCCAAGATTTTTACCGTTACCTCTGTATACTTTGATTTATAGGCGACTTTAGAGGAACATCATCTCTGGAAGAGACTGCATTAAAAAGGCAACACAAGTGCTACTCCAGTTTATGGGAATGtacattctttatttttttcaaacttgAAAACGTgactcagcagcaacatggcaTCTTCATAGCAGACATACAGCATCTTTAACTGGTTTGCATTTCCTATCAGATTATCTGAATTCaattcttgtttttaaaaaaaactgcctttCATCCAGGGAGCTGTTCAGGGGCTTAACAAAACAATCCATCACATCATCAGCAGCAACGGAAGAGAACCAAAAACATGTTCTGTGTCTTCAGCCTGGGACACGTGCAGAATTAACGAGGCCATATATCACTGAGCAGAGGAGCTGATTTGTGCTTTGCTCACTTATATTTTCGACTACCGCTTGTAGcccaatatattatatttatttcatcttcTATAAAAGCATTGGGACCTGCCACTGTTGTTACTGCTGGAGCCAAGATCCATGTTGCctgaaaatgatgaattgagaaCTTTTGTTGCATTGAGGATTTGACAGCAGGTTGTAACAGTGACATTAGTTTGGTTTGCATCGAGAATGGATACAGGAGCCATGATGAAGGTGGGTGTCAGCCAGGGTCAGCTCTCACAGCACATTCTCTGGACGACAGAGATGACCCAGTAAAATCCTGGAGGTGGATGAGTGGTttcagaaaagagaaataactCAACTCCACTACCTCCCCAAACCCCCATCACAACTTCCCCTCCCTTtgttctgcatgtttctctTACTCAGAAACAAACAATGGAACATACAGTAGAATAATTATCATGCAACCGGTGCAATCACTATTTCTCTCGTGTTTTCTAGTATGTACAAATGACAAACAGTCTTTAAGATGCTGATACTTGTACAGacgtacatacacacatgctcacagagAAGTGCTGTCTCTGTCTTTACAACACCTGGACTGGTTGGGAAGCACAGCTAACATACCAATATATACACACCAGTTTctcaaagagaaaacagctgtcaCTTAATTCACATCTGTACAACCTCCATGACTTTACTGACCACAGCATTATCCAGAGTTGACATTTGCACTTAAACCAGAAATAATTGTGTtgagttatttttcatttcaataaatcATGTGAGACCTACTCTGGTTCGTTTGATTTACAGCATCACTGGCTGGCTTGCGGATTCAACTGACTTGGGGCTGCCAAATGCTCATAAAAGAAATAGCACTGCAGCTTCTTCAAGAGACGTAATTTAGGTTTTCATCTGTAATGTCTGGAACATTTGAACCCACTGAACAACCCTCGGCAAGTGTCCTGtcacatcaaatcaaatgcaTTAGCTGTTAAAAACACTAAATGAAGAGGAGAGCAACAGCAGTACTGCAGACCCAGAGGCTCGGGGTTTCAGTGAATGGGACACTGCTATAAACAAACAGGCAGGCATCTCTAAAATGAACAGTACAGCAATTTTGACTAACTCCAGCATGCTCAAGCTCAAAGTTGCGTCATGCGTATATTTAATGAGCGGATCAACCAAGTCAGACAAATTCAGCCCTCAGTGACAGTACAGGGGGCTGGAGAGGGGCGAGAGAGGCTTGGATCAACTTTCAGTTCATAGGGTTGCTTGCTTTCCCAAACTGTGATTcgtatgtgtgtgcactgacaTGTTTTTGGTATGAAAATCATGATGCAGAAGTCACACTAGCAAGCACCAACACGGGCCTCATGAGATTTGAGCTAAACTGACCAACAGCTTATCATAATTAAAATTTTCATAAACATTagcacaacaaacaaaagaaaataaataggGTTAGTGTGTGCAAATAATTGCGTAGTCTCTCTCCTTCACCGCTCTGGCGATTCTTGATGAAATATGTTTGTGCGGTAGATACAAATACCACAGACAAGTACGCAGACATACAGAAACCCCTTAGTGGTGGCACCCCCCGCCCTTCGAAGTGTCTCTTTATTGGTCAGGGAGCTTTGTTTTCTGAAAGAGACAAtgtgaaagaatgaaaaatcCACAGCCATTGTGCGATTAAATAGCAAATgagaagttgtgtgtgtctctacctCTGTGATGTTATTGGGGTGGTGGGCGTCGACTTGTGTGCAGGTGTGCTGGCTGGCCGGTACGAGCTCTGTGGCGCTGCAGGCTCTCCAGAATGCTCTCAGCCAGCAGGTTGACGtctttgtgagtctgtgggTTTCCGTGGACgcgctccagctgctgcaggccgcCCTCCTCCAACAACATGCTGCAGTAGCGGGCGGCTGCAGACACAAGAGTTAACACAATATCACATGAGTGGCTTAGTTGGGCGGGTCAGTGAATGCTTTAACATAAAAACTGAACATGTATATTAGAATGTACAGTATCTGTGCCTCACCGTTCTTGCTGCAGACGTGCTGCATGGCCCATGCTGCCCACAGCTGGACACCAGGGGTGTGAAAACACTCCAGAAGAGGGAAAAAGGGGTTAAAGGACCTGCGGAATCAGATAAAGCGATAAGTCGTAGGCTAAGGTTTTCACAATTGAATGAAGTTTATACATAGGCGTATAATCAATGCTGTAGGTTCTGCGGTAGTATTGTATCTGCAAGGACGACAGTTTGGATGGACTTTCAACCTTCCAAAGACAACTTGTACAACTTATTTTGCAAAGTTTACCATAGTTTTTCATAAATTGCTCCAAGCAGACACACATTTCGAATTTTGTCCATATGCAATCATATTCTTTCCTTTTATTATTACTAGTACACTCTCTGTTCAATAtctgtctgtttggaatgggctgctGGTTCAGCCTTTGTTGTTGCTGCTAGCAGATTTCTATCCGAAATTGTataagtgacctgcagtaaatGAGCCTTAGCATGTAAAGACAAGCTGCAGGACTCCGTCTACAGACCCCTCCAGCTGCACCACCTCTGCGGCaaaaagagctgttcacctaaTTCAAGATATGCAAGCcacatgcagacagagagatttctggaattgtAAGGTAGATTTAGAAGCTGCTGCTCACCTGTATGCTACCATTTCACACTCTGGTGGGGGCCACTTCATAATGACATCATgctggagagacacacaaacacaaacaccataaATAAACTTTTAACAATTATTCGGGCACAGAATCTATGAGTACATGTTTGTGTAGCTCATTCCCACCAGTTGCTCCAGCAGCGAAGACCGAAGATCTGCACTGAGCGTCCAGGCCTCCTTCCCTCGTGACGTCAGATGTGCCAGGATGCCTGCGGCAAAGTAGCTGACCTCCACCTctgagctgtgcagcagagtGCTGATGTGGGCCAGGAACCCCTGCACCATCAGCTCTTCGTGCAGCTCCCCGACCTCTGCTATGTTGTTCTACACAAACAGAAGCCGAAAGGGGAATAATAATGTCTCAcaaattttaaatgtattaatttttagtttttctgaggGGTAAAAACAGACCAGTGAACTCACCAGTAGACCGAGAACCTTCTGCTGAATAGAAGACTCATTGGGGAAGGACTGCAGggatggaaacaaaacaacagtgaGTGAGCCTGCCCCTAAAGCATACATACCTGAGCGGTACATGATGTGATGATAGGCTGATAAGGTAATCTGTTCTAAGTTGTTAAGTTCATTTACATGCGCGTGTCGACATGTCTGTATACCTCTAGAACTTTAATAAACAGGTCCAGCCCCTGGTTCTCGATGAAATGGCGGCAGGTTGTTGGTGACTCATCCGTGAGGTTCCAGAGTGCGCTCAGCGTAAATTTGAGGGTGGCATCCACCACGCCCTGAGTGGCCTTCTGACGCACAATGTGGAGCAGTTGCTGCAGGGAAGGAAGAGAGattattatttccttttttactaAATTAGTGACGGTGAAAGAGAACACAGCTGAGAGGAGAATCTTACCTTCACTATGAACAGCTCTGCTCCAAGCTGAGCAGTTTGTTCTGTGGACAACTGGAGAGAGCACacattgaaatgtttaaaacttACAAATGGGCAATGAAAGAATAAAGTCAAACATGGACAGCCCACTTTTAGAATGGCTCTGGTTCCTGAAGTCAATTTCCCATTAATTTGATCCATTGACCTTTAAGAAAATCCgtctaaaaatagatttatGTCTGGTACCAGGCTGGCCAGCTATGAGATGATCGGTGGCCATTCAGCATTTGATTATTAACTGTGTACATAATTGTTTTAAGAGTGAAGGAACTACGCATCCAAATTATCCCTTTCCTAGAGCTTCAAGTGCATTTCTTCTGGAATTTAAcctgattttattgatttacacTCCTTTGGACTCTCTTCCTCATctcaaaaaacaaaccaaaaaacgCAGAAAGGTAGAAACAAAATCCTTGTTGCTCTGTGGTAAACGTAATGAAATGTTGAACCGTCCGATTGTATTTTTTGATAGATGATAGGATTTTAACTACCGGGACCATACTTTTGAGCCGTATAAGTGATAAAATACAACATGAACTCAACCTTAGCAGCCAGTATGGAAATAATAGCCACCGCCATCCTCTGCATATTCTGGTCTTCATGGTTGCAGAGCCACTGCATCACTAATTTGGCAGCTTCAAACctttaatacaaataaacaaagatcAAAACATATCTACTGTAAAGTATAAACACACTATTCCTTTAATAGAGAAGCTGTTACATTATGGCCTGTCAATCATTTTATGTTCTGGTTTCCTGCTTTGCTTCCACTGATGCATATTCACTGTTTCAAGCTTTGACATATGTTTAAATTACTTTCTAACCATACTACTACAAAATGTGTAATTCACACCTGTTGAATGGAACCTCCTGCAAGATGCGGTCACTGCACAGGGACAGCAGGCAGTTCTTCTGCAGCTGtaacacaggaaacagagtGGAGATCAGTGTCTGATCTGCAGGCTCAGTAAAACATGGAGACAGAATGTATCTCTTACGTCTAAATTGGAGGCTGTATGGTCCAAAAAGATATGTCTAAAGTCTTATGTAAACATCATACATCATTCTCATTGTGCCACCTTGATACAATTgcttcaataaaatattaacaaaaacacacacactcatatatatatagaccaGACAAAGGGGCTAAGGTTATATTTTGTTTAACGAGGCAAGATACTGCAGTTTTTGCGATTTTAACCAATTTCCAAGCAAAAAAACCCAGATGGatctaaaggaaaaaaaatattcagggCCTTGAAAGAACGCATTCCATTTcaaaatatcacatttcatCCATTGGAATAATTCCTCCATGGACAGTCGTATGCACTTTTTTTCTAAGTTCCCTCTGCTTTTAAACCTTATCAAGTGAAAGGGACCTGCTAAATGCAGTCATTGTTATTacagattgtttttgtttatcgtCATCTGGTGGGCTAGGCTAACCCTACCAATGGGCTACTATGACAGCGGGGCAGGCATGACAGTACCTGCTGTTGGTTTGGGAAAGTCCTCATGGCCTCCAGTAAGAGCTGAGTGACGGTGCTCAAGAGTCGGACTGGCATTCCTGCTGCCAGGTCCTGCTTTGTCAGGTTAAACACACAGGCACTTGCTGCCAGCTGAACATTCAGAGTGGCAGGATGATTCTTCATACCCAAAACTACCaactagaaaataaaaacaagagaaaaacaaagtcatAGTAATGAAGAACTTGCAGTGTACAGAGCTGTAGTGGGGATGTAAGACTTTGACATAAACTTGGAAACCTGGATGACACATCAATGCTTGTtagataaatatattattatctgACATGATTGATGTAGCAAAAAAATACCAGTCTTAattgaatgagaaaaaaatacttaatttcTAAATATAATTAAGTTGGTTCACCTTTAGGATGTCAGGCCGTGGTTTCTCCATGACATGGGTCAAACTGAACAGATGAAATAGAGCTTCTCTCACAAAACCTTCCCTCTCACTGTAGCGGCGCAGGGCCTCACAAATCTGGGTCTCATTGGCTTCGCCTGTCACCTGTTGACACGCAAAAAGATTGTTTAGCGGACCCTAATTCCTATGTACAGTTATTAGTGTTGATGTACACATCAATACTACCTTCAGATTTCCTTCTCCGGAGAGGAAGTCAGAAAAACCAGCATCTGTGGCCAGAAGTCCCACAAAGGTCATCCCTGGCCTCTCATCAACAAATGCTCTAACAGCTGCATCTGTAACCTGCACAATTCACACATGTGAAAAAATGAGCGCTTGATGACTGACATCTCAATAGAGCACTCTGggacaaatgcaaaaataaatacctGTTTCCTCCCTGACACATCCAGGGACACGAGGTCAGGCAGGATTCCCGGTTGTCCAAGCAGCTGACGAGCCACATCAGAGGTAAACTGCTTATCATCACTGATGTCCAggtgctgaaaaacaaacaaacacagtgactTTGGGAATCTTTCAACAGTATTCTTTTCATAACCACGTACAAACTGATTTGAAAGAAGACACCCTTCCACTCACTTGCAATACATCCAGCTGGCGTATGAGTCCCAGGAGCTGAGCAGTGCTCATTTCCAGCCTTTTCAGCTGGTGCAGTGTCAGTGAACGCAGCCGATCCTTCAGGCCCAGCAGTGGAGTGAGGTTGGTGATTGAGGTGTTGGAGATATCGAGGCTCTCTAATCGAGGCAGGGAACAAACGTCGACCAGCCCAGAGTCATAGACGTCTACATTGGCTAGAGAGAGTGAGCGGAGGCCCTGGAGGGAGCTGAAGCGATACCGGATTGGTTCCTCCAGAGAGGACATGGTGAGACCTGTTAACCCAAGACGCTGGAGCGAGTCCTGCAGGGTGtttgagaaaagaagaaaacaagttaTAATTTTAACATGGAGCGAGGGAAAAAATTAACAAGTTAACATACTCTCTCTTTACCTGACAGTTTTTATTGGAGGCCAGTCCCTGTAGGATATCATGAATAGTGAGGTCTGCATTGACCCTGGCAGCATCCAGCTCCAACAGTCTGTGGGGACAGAGAGCTTTCCGGAATGCCTCTGCAGAGATACGCGCTGTGCGGATGCAGGCCCGTCTCAGCCGCAGGTATTCAGAGTTCCGAAATACACCCACTGTGCTGTCATTCAACACACCTGTAGAATAATGACGTCAAGTCAAATGAAATCTTTGGATCCATGCAGGACTGATCAGGACTGAGCTCTGCATTATAGTACTTAGATTTCCGCGATCAAAGTGTTGGTGAGAACATACCATCAGATCAAGgctctgttcagacctggtactaACATCTGTCCTTAGAGATCTGATCACAGGGGGTCAACTCTAAGTtcatctgttcacacctggaaTTAGAATGCATTCTAGGTGCGTGTCCTGTGACCTATTGTGGTTAGACCTCACTTTCCTGCTCTACATGTAAATGAGCCCAGCTGCCATTTGTGTCCACAAAGACCAAGTTTGATGTTTTGTGGATTTAAAGGGTTAGAGGGCGTGAGCTGAATATACAGTCTGAGtccttatatatattttatattatatatgtggACCTggacacatttgcattcacaagCATcaagaatgtggccacatgcatCCCAGACCACCTCTTTGTGGTCAGAGTGATCTTATCTTTGGACACATCATGATGTACTTAatgctgaccacttgtgatcccTCCAGatagatgttaataccaggtctgaactgtGTCTAAGTGGCACGCTAATTTCACACATTTACCCTTTTTCTTTAAGGGGAATAGAAACTGTTGAGACACTCAGGGGctaaattactttattttgatCCCAACAATGGATCAGCTTGGTATTTGGCTGCTCAACCATTGAAGGATGCAGCAACTTTGGTGCGACTCAGCCATGACCAGCTCTGTCTGTCCAGCAGTGTCTTTCAGAGGACCAGGTTTACCTTCAGTTGCCATCTTGGCCAACAGCTGGTCTGCTAGCTCCTGTGGGAAGAGCACAGCCTCTCTGAAGCACAGGGAGCCGTCCGGGCGCTTCACGGAGAAGCAGTCCAGGTTCTGGCTCACATAGGTCAGACACAGGTCTGTCAGAGCCGCGGGGGATGACTCGTTCTGAAAACAGAGCAATGCTGTTGTTAGCTTCTTTAGCTGTTTTCAATTGACACTAACAGCACATATGCTAATTGCTTTCTCCAGAAATGACATGAGGACAACATAACGTCCAACGGCAAAACTTACCGTGTGTAGGAAACCGGAGGCCATGGCCATATTGTAAAGAGTCTAATTTAGATAAACGAACTCTAGTTTTAGCTTATGAAAGGAGACTGGTGTATTTTCCACCACCGCTTCACTTGCTAGCCGTGCAGCGGCTCAGCGCTCAGCCCGACGCTATGCTAATCTGTTACCGGCGGAGCAGCCAGCTAGCTCACTTGTTTTCGCCTCCGCTGTGGAAAGTCGCTCCGCGAGCAAACATGTCGAAAGGAAGCAGTTGTATCAGAATTCATGTTCGAGAGGTATCGACTTATCACTGCAGGTGACCGAAGCTCTGGAATCAAGGAACCGGGGGGGAGAAGGTTTTAGTTTTCACaggtattttctatttttgtcgAGACAGACGATAAACACAGGTCACTGCACCGGAAGTACATTCTCAAAGGGGGCC
The nucleotide sequence above comes from Platichthys flesus chromosome 9, fPlaFle2.1, whole genome shotgun sequence. Encoded proteins:
- the echdc2 gene encoding enoyl-CoA hydratase domain-containing protein 2, mitochondrial — its product is MTTLLRRVAGPSGPSWRCLDAILRGTHIRTSHLIQREGARMLAGVRLPLAGYSRAHRRWQHTEAAGRAEVDLRRLEEGDDGIVEVVMCQHKARNALGHVFVSQMRELVSTLSDDTSVRVVVFRSLVPRVFCAGADLKERALMNNSESDLFVHGLRSLMTQIASLPMPTIAAVDGVALGGGLELALACDLRTAAYSAQMGLIETTRGLLPGAGGSQRLPRTVGIALAKELIFTGKRVGGQAALEMGLVNRAVEQNQTGDAAYREALSLAREILPQAPVAVRMAKEALNKGVEVDITSGMAIERMCYAQVIPTRDRQEGMAAFIEKRPPRYTGE
- the zyg11 gene encoding protein zyg-11 homolog; translated protein: MAMASGFLHTNESSPAALTDLCLTYVSQNLDCFSVKRPDGSLCFREAVLFPQELADQLLAKMATEGVLNDSTVGVFRNSEYLRLRRACIRTARISAEAFRKALCPHRLLELDAARVNADLTIHDILQGLASNKNCQDSLQRLGLTGLTMSSLEEPIRYRFSSLQGLRSLSLANVDVYDSGLVDVCSLPRLESLDISNTSITNLTPLLGLKDRLRSLTLHQLKRLEMSTAQLLGLIRQLDVLQHLDISDDKQFTSDVARQLLGQPGILPDLVSLDVSGRKQVTDAAVRAFVDERPGMTFVGLLATDAGFSDFLSGEGNLKVTGEANETQICEALRRYSEREGFVREALFHLFSLTHVMEKPRPDILKLVVLGMKNHPATLNVQLAASACVFNLTKQDLAAGMPVRLLSTVTQLLLEAMRTFPNQQQLQKNCLLSLCSDRILQEVPFNRFEAAKLVMQWLCNHEDQNMQRMAVAIISILAAKLSTEQTAQLGAELFIVKQLLHIVRQKATQGVVDATLKFTLSALWNLTDESPTTCRHFIENQGLDLFIKVLESFPNESSIQQKVLGLLNNIAEVGELHEELMVQGFLAHISTLLHSSEVEVSYFAAGILAHLTSRGKEAWTLSADLRSSLLEQLHDVIMKWPPPECEMVAYRSFNPFFPLLECFHTPGVQLWAAWAMQHVCSKNAARYCSMLLEEGGLQQLERVHGNPQTHKDVNLLAESILESLQRHRARTGQPAHLHTSRRPPPQ